The DNA region GGTCGCGATAAGGCAGAAAGCTTGCGTGAATATTCCGAAAATCGAAATATACCTTATCTAACTTATTTAGATCATTCACCTCATGAAGTCTCTAAATGGATTAAAGAATTAAATGCTGACTTAATGTTGTCTCACCAAGCGCCCATTTTGCCACCAGAGGTTTTTGAAGCCCCAAAGATGGGCTCTATCAATTTACACCCAACATTATTACCAAAATATCGAGGCTCAAATCCGTTTTTTTGGATGTATTATTTTAAAGATATGACTGCGGGTATAACGATACATAAAATTGATCAAAACATTGATACAGGCTCAATTCTAGTTCAGCGGAGTTGTTCTGTTGATTATGGTACCGATGCCGATCAATTAGAAAGAGATATTGTTAAACACTTAGCCGTTCCTGCGTTAATCGAATTGATTAAATCCTATCATGATGAAATGCCAACTGTGAACCAGCCGGATAGCAGCCCTACACCTTATGCAAAACGAATGGATGACGACGAATATCGTAAGCGAATATTCGAAGATGGGTTTAGCATAAAACAATTTTGGCATCTTTTACATGCCAACAGCCAATGGCAATCAGCTTTGATTGGTAAACATTATGATCCTGCTTTTGACTGGGCCATTGATGGTTATGAAGCGCTTGAACATAATTATTCGGTGGGCGAAACGCTCGTTGAGAAAAACCGTATAGGCGTTGCTCACCATGAAGGCATGGTCTGGTTTGAAAAGCGTTTTAATTTCAATCGTTATTTAGCCAATCGAGTATTGTCATGA from Pleionea litopenaei includes:
- a CDS encoding formyltransferase family protein; translated protein: MQEKHNVVIFANTGLEVVKPLYEANINIVGVIESKDRHTITNPVKKMLTNINRFFTGRDKAESLREYSENRNIPYLTYLDHSPHEVSKWIKELNADLMLSHQAPILPPEVFEAPKMGSINLHPTLLPKYRGSNPFFWMYYFKDMTAGITIHKIDQNIDTGSILVQRSCSVDYGTDADQLERDIVKHLAVPALIELIKSYHDEMPTVNQPDSSPTPYAKRMDDDEYRKRIFEDGFSIKQFWHLLHANSQWQSALIGKHYDPAFDWAIDGYEALEHNYSVGETLVEKNRIGVAHHEGMVWFEKRFNFNRYLANRVLS